The stretch of DNA CGACATCACCAATAAACTGCCAAGCAGGTTTGATTTTTAGATTGTTGTCGTAATACTCATAATTAAATTCGGGACCCCAATAGTTATCGGGATCGTCGGGATTTTTTGCTGAGTGATAATACCAATAGTCGCGATCGACTAGTAATAAGGGACATTCTTCGTCTGAATGGTTATAAATTCCATCAATAATTACCCTTATCGCTCTTGCATGACATTCATCAACCAGCCGTTTTAGATCTGCGGTAGAACCATAACTTGATTCTGTAGCAAAGAAATGCTGTACTTTGTAACCCCAACTATAATTTCCCGCAAATGCATTTATTGGCATTAATTGAATAGTATTAATTCCTAAGTCACTAAGATAATCTAATTTTTCTATGACACTTGTGTATTTACTTTGTTGATTATTGCTTTCTTCGCCTATAAAATCAGCGATATGCATCTCGTATAAAACCATCGCAGAGTTTTGTGGAAGTGGTACGCGATCGTACTGCCAAACATAATTATCAATGACTTTCTTTCCTGCTTTGACACGTATAACACTACTGCCGGTAACTGTATCTACTTCTGTAGCATAAGGATCGATAACATCTCTCCACTCTGAATCATGGTTTGTTTCTACCGACTGCACTCGAAATTTATATTGATAAGTACCATCTTCTAGATCGGTAAAAGTGCGAAAAAAACCTTGCTCGTCTTTCTCCATGGAGATTTGAATCCAGTTTGAGAAAGAACCTATTAATGCTGCTTTTTCGTTACGAGGGGCAAATAGTGTAAATTCTATTTTGCTAGACATGAGTTTTTATTGAATAACTCTAAATTTATCAAAATAATATGCGATGAGTTATTAATTATCAAAGAAAGTTAGTTGCATTTTTCAATTATGATTGAGTTACATGACTAAAAAGAAGCAGCGATCGCTACTTCTTTTGATAAGTTAATTAATTTTTAAATACTATCTAGGTCGCTAATTGCTCTAATAGCTGTTGTTCAGTTGATGTTGCGGCTGTTTGGTTATTATTGGAGCCATTATTTTCTGACTCAGAGGCTGAAGGAACGTTATTCAGAATAGGCTTACGAGCTTTGAGATCGAATTTATAGCCGTGCGGTAGAATATGCAGCTTAGCTCCACAAACAGCTAAAGCCTCATCCTTTAATATTTCATCAACATTTGTATGAGTAACATTCGAGTCATCTACAACTGTAACCGACCCTTCCCCAACAACTTCAAATTGGTTATTGCTCACAACCATCGCGGTATTTTCATCGATACCAAATCCTAAAACAGCAGGTTGTTGTGCCAGTGCGGCAATTAAGCGCCCCAAGCGCCCGCGTTGTGAGAAATGCTGATCGATGACAACTCCTGGAAGAAAGCCCATCCCAGGACCTAATTCTACAATTTCCATGCGAGGGTTTGTCTCAGAGTCGCCTTCTACAATCATGACATCAGGCATCACCGCCGCTCCTGCACTCGTACCACCAATCACGATTCCTGCTTGAAAGCGTTCGTGAATTTTTGTGTCAATTTCTGTATCTTTGAGGATACTTGTGATGCGGGCTTGATCTCCGCCTGTAAAAAATATGCCTGTTGCCTTTTCAATCGCTTCCAATGCTGTTGAAGAGCTAGCGTCTTCACGAGTTTCTGTATCTACTATCCGTACATCTTCAGCGCCTAAACGTTCAAAAATTCTAATATAATTTTCTCCTACTTCGCGTGGCAGTTCAGTTGCTGCTGTCATAATCACGATTCTGGCTTTTGTTCCTCCTGCGCGACGAACAAACTCACGCAAAATCGTACATTCTCCCTCTTTATCTTCGGCTCCACCGATAATAACCAGTTGACCTTTTGCTTGGCTTTGTGCCATATTGCCTCCAAGTATTTCTCTATATCAGGACTTAGGCACCATCGGTAGAAGTATAATCAACCTTTGTCTGTTCTCTGTTCGCCTACTTCTGACAAAACAATCTCGTGTAGAGAAGAATGAGAACTTGCATAAATCCTGCTTATAGATGTTAAATAAACCATAATAATTTTGTTTGTACTATTACCCATTTGGTAGATTTATATACAGAAGGCTAAAATCTGCACTACTTTAGATAAGATAAGCTGTGGATTTGCAACAATCTATATTGAAATAAAAAAGACCCTAAAGCCAGGGTCTATTGCTGACAGCAGGTAAGTTTAAGGTTAAGATTCTGACTCTAGCGTACTTATTTATACTGAAGAAGCTTCTCGCACGCGGCTACGCAAAATTAAGTTATCTAAAAAAGCGCGCGCGCGTTTGAGTGGAAGGTGTCTTGGCTTTCCTTTAAACACAATTTGATATTCATTTTTAGTTGGACCATCACCGTAGCCTGAAATGAGTCTTCTATGAAATGCTTCTTCTGCTAATTGCCGAATTTCTTCTCGAAGAGCAGCTTCCATGTCGTTCATAATCGTGCTGTCTCCTATAGCTTCTTTAATTAATGTTTATATTTACTCATAGAGGCGGTCAGAGCGCACCTTTCGCAGGTTATATATCTAAGTAAAAAATCTCTACCGAGATGAGAAGCTGAGTTATTAGATAACTGCCTTAGCGAAACTATACCCTTAGATAGCTGAAAAATAACTATAGAAAAGTTACTCTTGGTCGCAAACGTGGTTAGTTTTATTGAGTTTGATATTTTAGGACGTTCGCGCGCAAGAGAATACTAGCCACGCCCTAACAAGTTGTGCACTGATTGCACCATATCTCTGGTCTTCGGCTTCTTCATAGTAATTCGTTAAGTAGTGAAGTTGAGGCGCAGCTAGCTGAGCGTCCGTAATGTTTTATTGGGAGAGACTCGATGGTACAAAGCGCAAGTACAGACGTAGTTAGAGTGAATGCTAGAGCAACTGACGTATTCGATATTTTTAATTTTAAACATTACGAAGGACCCAATCGTTATTTGGAAACAGGCGCGTTAATCTTTGATTTAGCGCTTACCAAATATCAGGAGCCATTAACGATAGAAGACTATGTTGCAGCAGTAGGCGATCGCTACCCGCAGCTGCGTACCGAAAAGTATCAATCTCACGCACATTTATTTGCCCGCACCGTGTCTGAAGTCGGAAAACTCGACATGGGCTTACATTTAAATCGTTGGAGTATTGAGTACTATCCAGAATATGCCAGAATTGCCGTGCAATCGTTGCATGGCAAAACTACTCGCGCAGTTGTTTATTTTGTTTGGGATTGGTTTGAAGCCATTACACAAAATAGAGAAATCATCTACGATGAGCAGATGAGAGTCCTCCAAGATAAATTTCGGCAATCAGTGTATGGTGGTCCTACAGTTTATGCTTTATTGCGCACTGCCGATCGAAAACGCATTCCCACGTTTTATCTGTGGGATGAAGGGTTAATGCAATATGGTTATGGTAGAAAGCAAGTACGCGGCGTAGCCACAACCTTCGATGCTGACAGCCACCTCGATTCGGACTTTACCACACGCAAAGATGACTGTAAGGCTTTTCTCAGTACGCTTGGTTTTCCTGTGCCAAATGGCGACCTCGTTACCTCGCTCAAAGAAGCTTTAGCTGTAGCAGCAGATATTGGTTATCCCGTTGCAGTCAAGCCAGTAGCAGGACACAAGGGAATTGGCGTTACTGCAGACGTGCAAAATTCTGAGGAACTCAAATCTGCATACGATCGTGCAGTTGACGCAATCCCGGAAGATCAGCCAATTCGGATCATTGTTGAAAAGAGTATCTCAGGGTCAGATTTTCGATTACTTTGTGTTAATGGTAGGTTTGTAGCGGCAACTGAAAGGCGTCCTGCATCAGTCGTTGGTGATGGTGAATCGACAATTGCCGAATTAATTGAGTATGAAAATCGCAAGCCAGAGCGTCTCGATACGCCTACCTCTGCAATGAGTAAAATTCAGTGCGATGAGGCAATGGAACTTTACTTAGAAGAACAAGGCTTATCATTAGATAGCGTGCTAGAAAAAGATCGAACTGTGTATCTGCGTAAGGTTGCTAATCTTTCTGCTGGTGGATTTAGTATCGATGCAACGCGCAATGTCCATCATGACAATATCATTTTGGCGCAAGACATTGCCCAACATTTTCGACTAACTTGCCTGGGTATAGACGTCATTACGCGCAGTCTCGCTGAGTCTTGGAAGTCTGGTAACTTTGGCATCATTGAAATTAACGCAGCGCCAGGAATTTTTATGCATCTTAATCCTGCTGTTGGTGAAAGCGTAGATGTGCCGTCACATATTCTCGAAACGTTTTTTGAGTCTGGCACTCATGCCAGAATACCGATTATTACATTCAATCGTGTTTCTGTAGGAGAACTTCAAGAAACAATCGACCACATTCTTTTGCAGCATCCCGACTGGACGATCGGTGCAGTCTGTCAAGATGGTGTTTTTGTTAATCGCTCGCAAAAAGTTTTGAATAAACTGTACAACAACAACGTGCAAAACTTACTGCGCAATCCCAAGCTTGATTTGCTAATTGCTGAGTACAACGAGGATGTTTTAGAAAAAGAAGGCATGTTTTACTACGGTAGCAACATGGTTGTCCTCAACGATCCGACCGAAACAGAAATGATGCTCGTGCGAGACGTCTTTGAAGATTCCACTATCGTTGTCAAAGAAAGAGACAATATTTCTATTCGTCGTCGGGGATTAATCGAAGATTACACCTTAGGCGCAGGAGAACCATTTACACGAGTTTATCTGAAAGAGATTGGCACAATATTGTAGAAGATAGCCTAGCAAATTAAGTCGCGGGTCGATAATCTCTGTCTACCTGTATGGACTACTAACCAGCAGATCTCAGCCAGGGGTTAGAGGTGCTCTGATGGAAGAGCATTCGCTGCATAAAGGCGGTCAGAATAAAAAGCTAGTTGAATCAGCAATCCTGTGCATAGGTGTCCTCCGTTGAGCGAAACGATTGAGTAGTGGGTAGAGAACACCTTGGAATTGAGCTTTCAATATGTCCTAATGCTATTGACCATTGCCACAAACGGTGTAGAAACCTGTGAAGATAGGTTTCGTTAGTTTAGCTGCAATTTTAATTGCTGAGCTAAAGTTTCACCAAAGTCCAGATACTGAGTTATGGTCATAGTCAATAGAGTTAGGACATTATCGAAGCTTATCGTGATTTCCCTGAAGGGAGTTTAACCCTGACCCCTGCTATAACTAATCCAACGATCAATGTGTTGTACAAACTCTCAATCTATTGAACCACAAAACTAAAAGTGAGCTACACGAATGAAGCTCACTTGAGAAAGAATTAATATATTTAGTTAGCTTATTACTGTTGCCAAACAAATACCTTGGCTTCGTAAGATCCAATGTCAAGCATCATGCCATCTTCTCCAGACTCTACATCATAGTCTCCTGTCCATTCGTGCCACTTGCCAGCTGCAGGAAAATTAGGTACGTGATAACCGCCGAGGAAGTTTTCAGAGAAGTTAGCGACAACGACAATCCGCGAACCTTCGTCGTTCCAGCGCGTATAGGCAAGAACTTTAGCTTCTGGGTTTTCGTGGAAGAAGTCAATGTTTTCAGTGTAAAGCGCGTGATTTTGCTTGCGTAGCGCAATCATCCCTTTGTAGTACTCAAATAAACCACGATTGAGATCGTTGCCTAGCAATGTCCAATCAATTTTGGCAGAATCAGGAGTTTTAGGTTTGTATTCGCCAAACTCTTCACCCATCCATACAAGTGGAACGCCGATCGCTGTCATCAAAATTGCCACGCCGAGTTTGATTCGCTTGAAGGCTTCTTCGTCAAAGATTTCGCGATCGCCTAACTCAACCATCAGGTGGTTGTGGTCGTGGTTTGTTAAATAATTAACAACATTCACTGTCCCCATGAAGCCTTGACGTTTACAGTCAATGACATCCTTAAGGCGTTCTAAATCAAATGTGTCACCGCAGATATGTTCTAAAACACAGTGATAAAAACTATCATGCCAGCAACCATCCATTGGTCCATCAGCGTTAGTGATGCTGGGAGTTTCGGGAATATGCTCGGCAACAGTATAAAACGGCTTCATGTTAGCCGTCTTTTTAGCTTCTTGCACAATCCAGTGCATAAAGTCATAGTTTGCAATTTGCCGTGCAGCATCAAAGCGAATACCATCAGTATGATACTCCTGAATCCAGAAACGAACGTTATCGCCAATAAATCGTCGTGCTGGATAGGTTTCTAAATTTTCGTCGTAATGCTCATAATTAAATTCTGGTCCCCAGTTGTTATCAGGGTCGCGGGGAGCATGATGATACCAGTAATCATGATCGATTTGTGTCAGTGGAGCTGAAGCTTCGGAGTGGTTATAAATACCATCCATAATGACGCGAATTCCTCGCCCATGGCATTCATCGATGAGATGTTTTAATTCTTCTGTAGGACCATAACTTGATTCTGTCGCGAAAAAATGCCGCGGGTTGTACCCCCAACTGTGATCTCCTGGATATTCTTTAACGGGCATAAGTTCAATCGCATTAACGCCCAGTTCGCAGAGATAGTCAAGTTTCTCAACAACGTGCTTGTACTTACCACGAGCGTAAGGATCGTCCTCACCGCCAGAAAAATCGCCTACGTGTAATTCATAGATGACTAATTCATGGTTTGCAGGTAAAGGCTGATCGTCGTGTTGCCAAACATAAGTGTCAACAATCCGTTTTCCATCTTTGATTCGTACAACTCCATTTTGAGTGGGATTATCGATGTCTACTGCATAAGGATCGACAACCTCAACCCATTGATCCGGCTCAAAAAACCAAGATTTAGATTGAACGCGGAATTTGTATTGGTAACTGCCATCTTCTAATTCTACTTTTGTACGGAAATAGCCATCTTCACTTTTTTGCATGGGGATATCTTCCCAGTTTGAGAAATCCCCGATCAAGGCTGCTCCTTTGATATATGGAGCAAACAATTCAAATTCAATCGGAGCTGCCATAGACGTGATTAAATTAGCAATATAGATACCCGTATTATCTTGTTTTTGGCTGTACCAGTCTATAGGTCTCAGGAAGTATGTTGCTCTATATATCTGGGTTTCGTCATAATCGGGCGCTAATTAGCATTTAAGGCAGTTTTAAGTGCGTTTCTACTAATAATCCCAGTAGATCGGACTTTATCAAATTTCATACTTGTATATGTAATTTTACTCCTTCTAAATTAATTAATAAAATATACCTAAATTTAAAAAAAATTAGGTAATTTTACGTAAATTTAACTAACGCTCAACTAACTTTTTTAGGCAAAAATGCTGTTTTTTTTCGAGAATGACTTGGATTTGGCAAACGTTATGAAAGCAGCGATCGCGCAGTTAATACAATGTAAATTCGGTTGACAGCCTCACAAGCTCCTTTGCTCCAACAAGGTTGATGAACGATGCACAGAAAATACACTTTGTCGACCGGGATACGTGGTTTTATCGCAAAAAAGTTCTGCTAAAATTGGCTGAACGACAAATACTTTGATAGCAGCTTTATGAGCTTTCCGGTACGACAAGCAGCACCGCAACCCACAGAAGCAATGTTTTACTATTTTGCGTATGGTTCTTGTATGTGTCCGGTAGATCTTAAGCGATCGCTCGGTGAAAAAACGCACATTTACGTCATTGGACCAGCCCAGCTAAAAGGATATCGCCTAGGGTTTTATTCATATTCACCGCTGCGCAAGTCGGGAGTTTTAGACATCATCAAAGACCAAAGTGGTGTTGTAGAAGGCGTATTGTATCAATTACCCTGGCGCTTAAGCGCTCATTTAGACGAACGCGAAGGCGTGCTGCAAAATTGGTATCGCCAAGAAATTGTCAACGTCTTCAGTGGCGATCGTCTCTATCAAAACGTTCGCACTTACGTAGTCGTCGATAAGTTAACCGAAGAACTCGCCCCAAGCGACTGGTATTTTAACGTTGTACTGCGGGGTGCGGTGACGTGCGGACTCACCGAGCAATACTGCTGGAACTTATTCAATCACATGCATCAACTACAACAGCGCTACGCTCACCATCAGCTATTACGCTCAGCTTGATGAATTAAGATGTCACAAGGTGAAGTCAGAGATCGGTACCATTGAATCGTCAATCCTCGAACCTCCGATCCCCGACTTCTTGCTATCATGCAAGCCCGACTAGCTTTTCACTCAAATCCCACATCCGCTCGGCTTTTGTATCATCGCTTGCTTGGGGAGAAACCTTTTGCACAAATGGTTTACCATCTTTCTTTTGGCGATTACCCCAACTCCAATAAACACCTGATTGCTTATATTCAGGATCGATCGTTACTGCGGCAACGCGCTCGCCAGCCAATTCTTGCGATACATACCCCCCAGTAATATACTTTTGAAACAAGGGGAAAAGTTTCTGAAACAGCGGATAGTGGTTGCGAAACAGCGGAGTATCAGCAACGCAACCTGGATAAAGCGAAGTGAAAGTAATTCCAGTTGACTCGTGATAACGTCGATGTAACTCCCGCATCGTCAACACATTACAAACTTTGCTATCTTTGTAAGCTTTCACTGGTTCAAATTTCTTGCCATCAACCATCGAAATCGGGGCTTTGAAGCCTTCAGCAAAACCATCTAAGTTTCCTAAGTCAGGACGTGGAGGAATTTTGCCGCCCAATTCATCAGGATTATGCGTTACAGTTCCCAAAATCACAACTCGCTTATCTGTAGCTGGTGAATTTTTGAGGTCTTCAAGCATCAGGTTGCACAAAAGAAAATGCCCAAGGTGGTTAGTCGTCATTGTCAACTCATAACCTTCTGGGCTGCGCTGTGGCTCCTTCAACAAAGGCATATAAATCGCAGCATTGCACACCAAAGCATCTAATGATTTGCCACTTGCTCTAAAGTCGTTCACAAATTTGCGAACGCTATCGAGTGAGCCAAGGTCAATATGCATGAGAGTGTAACTGTCTTGTGGTATTCCCAAGCTTTCGGCTGCGTTTTTTGCTTTCTCTAAATTTCGACACGCCATCACTACGTGCCATCCTCTACGAGTAAACGCTTTTGTTGCGTATAAACCAACTCCTGACGATGCTCCCGTAATGACAACTGTTGACTTGTGATGTTGTTCCATGCTGTGTTCCAACTCCGTTAACTGCTTCTAAGCTTTTTTTTAGGATCTCACACTGCCGATCCAACTTATGTATAGAAATGAAACTATGGCAAGAACGTGAAATAAACGTAACTTCACGTTGTCATGGGTAATTGATCGTTAGAGATTGATAGCGTTTGGTTAGCGTTTGTGTAGCTAATTGCTAACTGCCAAGTGCTAAAAGCTTTTCCATTAACTATTACCCATTACCCAAAAACGACTAACTGCTGATTTGTAATTTCTCTTTTGTTTGTTCTTTTTGAGTTGCTTCAGAGTGCGTGCTTACCCGATGTTGAACAGTCAGTACCGAGCAAGGTGCATGGTGTAAAACATAATTACTAACACTACCTAAAAGTAGTTCGCTTAAGCCAGAAAGACCTCTACGCCCAATGACAATCAAGTTAGCTTGCCAATCACGCGCCGTATTGCATATTATGCGACCAGGACTACCTACACATTGATTAAATTCTGTTGTAACACCTGCAGCGGTTGCTTGGTCTGTATACGATCGCAGTAAATCTAAGCCGTGTTTTTCCATTTCTTGCCACTGCTGTTGATAAAGTTCCAGCGTGCGATCGCTTACGCCAGGATAGTATCCCATTGTTGGAAATATCGGGACACCTGCACTTCCTTCGGCTTCTCCTGATAACACGTGCAACAGCATTAACCGAGCTTTATTGACTTTTGCTAAACATAGTGCTTCTTCAAAAACATCTTTACCAATTGCAGAGGTATCCATTGCAGCGAGAATGCGATCGAACATATAGACTGCCTCCAACTATGCATCGTTACTCGTCGTTCACCTGCTTGCGACACGTTTTACCAGAAAGCAGGAGCGCAACAACCGTGCGGTATATTTCTAATTTATGTATATAAACAAAGATTTTGAGGAAATTGTGGGGAAACTTAAAAAACGGCAACTTTATTCATAGCGTTTCGCGCAAAAGTTGCTCTGAATAGGTAGTTCGTACAGAGGAGCCGCTTTCCTCAATCGCAAACTGGCGCGAGCTGCAAGAGAAACTGATTGTATTCCTAATGACGTGCCGTGATATCACATGGCGTGCGGGGTATGAACAGCACTCGCGATGTGTTATGCGCGATCGCTGCTTGTGACTTAATTATTAACCTTGCATAACTTTAAAAGCTCTGTATTGCAATTAGTTCATCTTTTTGGCAATTTAATCTCAGAAAATGCTTGGTTTGGAAGTTAGAACAATGATTTCATGCTAATGATTGTTTTATTCTCCCGCGATAACACTTATGTATGGTTTTCTTGCTGAAATAAATTCAGTATTGATACGGTTACTGAGTTAATTCTAGCAATGTCATGATCGATTCAACTTAACGAGGAGTGATATTTGCTGCAATCGAAACAGAGTGGTAATTTTACCTTATTGTATGCTCTGAATTATCGGTAAAATAAAATGCATGTTTTGACCTAACTACACGATCGATATTTTAAATAACAATTGAGCAAAAATGATATTAGAATAAACCGATTTTTATTAATATATCCCAGTTAAATATTCAAGCTATGAAAACTGGTAGTACACAAAGATATAGCGAGAAGAGCTTAATATTATGCTTGCTGGAACAATCAACAATACCGATTTTGTCAGTAAA from Chroococcidiopsis sp. TS-821 encodes:
- a CDS encoding acetate--CoA ligase family protein, encoding MVQSASTDVVRVNARATDVFDIFNFKHYEGPNRYLETGALIFDLALTKYQEPLTIEDYVAAVGDRYPQLRTEKYQSHAHLFARTVSEVGKLDMGLHLNRWSIEYYPEYARIAVQSLHGKTTRAVVYFVWDWFEAITQNREIIYDEQMRVLQDKFRQSVYGGPTVYALLRTADRKRIPTFYLWDEGLMQYGYGRKQVRGVATTFDADSHLDSDFTTRKDDCKAFLSTLGFPVPNGDLVTSLKEALAVAADIGYPVAVKPVAGHKGIGVTADVQNSEELKSAYDRAVDAIPEDQPIRIIVEKSISGSDFRLLCVNGRFVAATERRPASVVGDGESTIAELIEYENRKPERLDTPTSAMSKIQCDEAMELYLEEQGLSLDSVLEKDRTVYLRKVANLSAGGFSIDATRNVHHDNIILAQDIAQHFRLTCLGIDVITRSLAESWKSGNFGIIEINAAPGIFMHLNPAVGESVDVPSHILETFFESGTHARIPIITFNRVSVGELQETIDHILLQHPDWTIGAVCQDGVFVNRSQKVLNKLYNNNVQNLLRNPKLDLLIAEYNEDVLEKEGMFYYGSNMVVLNDPTETEMMLVRDVFEDSTIVVKERDNISIRRRGLIEDYTLGAGEPFTRVYLKEIGTIL
- a CDS encoding universal stress protein, translating into MFDRILAAMDTSAIGKDVFEEALCLAKVNKARLMLLHVLSGEAEGSAGVPIFPTMGYYPGVSDRTLELYQQQWQEMEKHGLDLLRSYTDQATAAGVTTEFNQCVGSPGRIICNTARDWQANLIVIGRRGLSGLSELLLGSVSNYVLHHAPCSVLTVQHRVSTHSEATQKEQTKEKLQISS
- a CDS encoding protochlorophyllide reductase, with protein sequence MEQHHKSTVVITGASSGVGLYATKAFTRRGWHVVMACRNLEKAKNAAESLGIPQDSYTLMHIDLGSLDSVRKFVNDFRASGKSLDALVCNAAIYMPLLKEPQRSPEGYELTMTTNHLGHFLLCNLMLEDLKNSPATDKRVVILGTVTHNPDELGGKIPPRPDLGNLDGFAEGFKAPISMVDGKKFEPVKAYKDSKVCNVLTMRELHRRYHESTGITFTSLYPGCVADTPLFRNHYPLFQKLFPLFQKYITGGYVSQELAGERVAAVTIDPEYKQSGVYWSWGNRQKKDGKPFVQKVSPQASDDTKAERMWDLSEKLVGLA
- a CDS encoding gamma-glutamylcyclotransferase — protein: MSFPVRQAAPQPTEAMFYYFAYGSCMCPVDLKRSLGEKTHIYVIGPAQLKGYRLGFYSYSPLRKSGVLDIIKDQSGVVEGVLYQLPWRLSAHLDEREGVLQNWYRQEIVNVFSGDRLYQNVRTYVVVDKLTEELAPSDWYFNVVLRGAVTCGLTEQYCWNLFNHMHQLQQRYAHHQLLRSA
- a CDS encoding cyanophycinase, translating into MAQSQAKGQLVIIGGAEDKEGECTILREFVRRAGGTKARIVIMTAATELPREVGENYIRIFERLGAEDVRIVDTETREDASSSTALEAIEKATGIFFTGGDQARITSILKDTEIDTKIHERFQAGIVIGGTSAGAAVMPDVMIVEGDSETNPRMEIVELGPGMGFLPGVVIDQHFSQRGRLGRLIAALAQQPAVLGFGIDENTAMVVSNNQFEVVGEGSVTVVDDSNVTHTNVDEILKDEALAVCGAKLHILPHGYKFDLKARKPILNNVPSASESENNGSNNNQTAATSTEQQLLEQLAT
- a CDS encoding alpha-amylase family glycosyl hydrolase is translated as MAAPIEFELFAPYIKGAALIGDFSNWEDIPMQKSEDGYFRTKVELEDGSYQYKFRVQSKSWFFEPDQWVEVVDPYAVDIDNPTQNGVVRIKDGKRIVDTYVWQHDDQPLPANHELVIYELHVGDFSGGEDDPYARGKYKHVVEKLDYLCELGVNAIELMPVKEYPGDHSWGYNPRHFFATESSYGPTEELKHLIDECHGRGIRVIMDGIYNHSEASAPLTQIDHDYWYHHAPRDPDNNWGPEFNYEHYDENLETYPARRFIGDNVRFWIQEYHTDGIRFDAARQIANYDFMHWIVQEAKKTANMKPFYTVAEHIPETPSITNADGPMDGCWHDSFYHCVLEHICGDTFDLERLKDVIDCKRQGFMGTVNVVNYLTNHDHNHLMVELGDREIFDEEAFKRIKLGVAILMTAIGVPLVWMGEEFGEYKPKTPDSAKIDWTLLGNDLNRGLFEYYKGMIALRKQNHALYTENIDFFHENPEAKVLAYTRWNDEGSRIVVVANFSENFLGGYHVPNFPAAGKWHEWTGDYDVESGEDGMMLDIGSYEAKVFVWQQ